Proteins from one Staphylococcus sp. IVB6214 genomic window:
- a CDS encoding DeoR/GlpR family DNA-binding transcription regulator, whose product MLTDKRHALIIDVLGQHNFLSLQQLMDYTGSSASTIRRDLTKLQSEGLLTRVHGGAKLIDSGVEPELSMKRTQHIEEKIEIAKQAASLINDNDCVYLDAGSTTLEMIPFISATDITVVTNGLTHVESLLKQGIRIYIVGGEMKSTTMAVVGTRAVNFLRNYCFNKVFLGINGIDVATGLTTPDEREALMKEVAIQQSQQTYVLADASKFYQTHFATVKAVEPPIVITSAFGRQRGKEILKTTNIELLGG is encoded by the coding sequence ATGCTAACGGATAAGCGACATGCTTTGATTATTGATGTTTTAGGTCAACATAACTTTCTAAGTTTGCAGCAGTTGATGGATTATACGGGATCGAGCGCATCAACGATTCGTCGAGATTTGACGAAGCTCCAATCAGAAGGATTACTGACACGTGTACATGGTGGTGCAAAGTTGATAGATTCAGGAGTGGAGCCGGAATTATCAATGAAACGCACGCAGCATATCGAAGAAAAGATTGAGATTGCAAAACAAGCAGCTAGCCTGATCAATGATAATGATTGCGTGTATTTGGATGCTGGCTCAACAACGCTAGAAATGATTCCTTTTATTAGCGCAACAGATATCACAGTAGTAACGAATGGGTTAACACATGTTGAGTCCTTGTTGAAACAAGGGATTCGTATTTACATTGTCGGTGGTGAAATGAAATCGACTACGATGGCAGTTGTTGGGACACGTGCTGTAAACTTTTTAAGAAACTACTGTTTCAATAAGGTATTTCTTGGTATTAATGGGATTGATGTTGCAACGGGATTAACGACCCCGGATGAGCGAGAAGCATTAATGAAAGAAGTGGCAATACAACAAAGTCAACAAACGTATGTGCTAGCAGATGCATCGAAGTTTTATCAAACGCATTTTGCAACGGTAAAGGCAGTAGAACCACCTATTGTGATTACATCGGCATTTGGTCGTCAGCGTGGCAAAGAGATATTAAAAACAACAAATATAGAACTTCTAGGAGGATGA
- a CDS encoding aldo/keto reductase, with amino-acid sequence MKKIKINQHVSYSNLIQGFYRADKWQMSAQEMNRFLHELVDRGITTMDHADIYGKYTVEKMFGEALALSPELRDQIQLVTKCGIVQPNDIYPDQTAHRYDLSEAHIKRSVERSLQQLQVDYIDTLLIHRPSPLMKPCQITDALKSLVDEGKVRAFGVSNFRRSQYELLNDCLKDDRFHIAVNQVEVSPYMLQSFHDGTLDDMYKDKVKIMAWGPFAGGRLFDKDDKTAQRVLPVLQRIAKAHETSVEAIVVAWLTRHPATIMPILGTQRLDRVDAAIAGLDVTLHDQEWFDIYTAAQGYDIP; translated from the coding sequence ATGAAAAAAATTAAAATTAATCAACATGTTTCATATTCTAACTTGATACAAGGCTTTTATCGTGCAGATAAATGGCAGATGTCCGCACAAGAGATGAACCGTTTCTTGCATGAACTTGTTGATCGAGGCATTACAACGATGGATCATGCGGATATTTATGGAAAGTATACGGTTGAAAAGATGTTTGGTGAGGCATTAGCTTTATCACCTGAACTACGCGATCAAATCCAATTAGTAACAAAGTGTGGAATCGTGCAGCCGAATGATATATATCCTGATCAAACGGCGCACCGCTATGACTTGAGCGAGGCACATATTAAACGTTCGGTAGAGCGATCATTGCAACAATTGCAAGTAGACTATATCGACACACTATTGATTCATCGCCCATCTCCGCTAATGAAACCATGTCAGATTACAGATGCACTTAAATCATTAGTCGATGAAGGAAAAGTGCGTGCGTTCGGTGTTTCTAACTTCAGACGTTCACAATATGAGTTATTGAATGATTGTCTTAAAGATGATCGTTTTCATATTGCAGTCAATCAAGTAGAAGTTTCTCCGTATATGTTACAATCGTTTCATGATGGTACTTTAGATGATATGTATAAAGATAAAGTCAAAATTATGGCGTGGGGTCCGTTTGCGGGAGGTCGTTTATTTGATAAAGATGATAAGACGGCACAGCGTGTGTTACCTGTATTGCAACGTATTGCGAAAGCACATGAGACGTCAGTAGAAGCAATTGTTGTGGCATGGCTAACAAGACATCCCGCTACGATTATGCCGATATTAGGAACGCAACGTTTAGATCGTGTAGATGCAGCGATTGCAGGATTAGATGTAACACTCCATGATCAGGAATGGTTTGATATCTATACAGCAGCTCAAGGATATGATATACCATAA
- a CDS encoding undecaprenyl-diphosphate phosphatase, with the protein MLFFELIKALILGIVEGLTEFAPVSSTGHMILVDDMWLKSTEFLGSESAFTFKIVIQLGSVFAAAWIFRHKYFEMFHIGKYAPTHEVGLRSKPKRLKLTHILVGMIPAGVLGLLFDDLIEKYLFSLPTVLIGLFLGAVYMIIADRYSRNVRNTVSVDEISYFQAFVIGLSQAVAMWPGFSRSGSTISTGVLMKLDHKSASDFTFIMAVPVMLAASTLSIVKHYDYIDLSHIPFYIIGFLAAFIVGFISIKLFLKLIQNVKLIPFAIYRIVLVVVIAVVYYVIL; encoded by the coding sequence ATGCTTTTTTTTGAACTGATTAAAGCACTAATACTTGGGATTGTAGAAGGACTCACAGAATTTGCACCTGTTTCTTCAACAGGTCATATGATTTTAGTAGACGATATGTGGTTAAAATCAACCGAATTTTTAGGTTCTGAGTCGGCCTTTACATTCAAAATCGTCATCCAACTTGGCTCTGTTTTTGCGGCAGCATGGATCTTCCGCCATAAATACTTCGAAATGTTTCACATCGGAAAATATGCACCGACACACGAAGTAGGTCTTCGCTCAAAGCCAAAACGCTTAAAATTAACACATATTTTAGTTGGGATGATTCCTGCAGGCGTACTTGGCTTGTTGTTTGATGACTTAATCGAAAAGTATTTATTCAGTTTACCAACTGTACTTATTGGATTATTTTTAGGTGCTGTTTATATGATTATTGCAGATAGATATAGTCGCAATGTGCGTAACACAGTCTCTGTTGATGAGATTTCATACTTTCAAGCATTTGTAATTGGTCTTTCACAAGCCGTTGCAATGTGGCCAGGCTTTTCCCGTTCTGGTTCTACAATTTCGACAGGGGTACTCATGAAATTAGATCATAAATCTGCATCTGATTTCACATTTATTATGGCCGTACCTGTCATGTTGGCAGCCAGTACATTATCAATTGTGAAACATTATGATTATATTGACTTATCACATATTCCATTCTATATCATCGGCTTTTTAGCAGCATTTATCGTTGGTTTTATTTCAATCAAACTCTTCTTGAAATTAATTCAAAACGTGAAACTAATACCATTTGCCATCTACCGCATCGTACTCGTTGTGGTAATCGCAGTCGTTTACTACGTGATCTTATAA
- a CDS encoding CDP-glycerol glycerophosphotransferase family protein — translation MRIKILGYNIFQKGGTSRSNLNLVQALVAEGFEVTYVNYIAFQQRQLKSLRASDSSALAGAKVTAFRGIQSLLDTDLLIFTRESFFNMAREVKHCDARIRILGEVHGPLAYISDQTDLALEAIDVIRVSTQQIAEEFKQRYDYPYVFPMYVNTSHVSWEVKPYVANKNIFMKVRFEDEIKGVSYVLKLVHYAVHTRGEKALHFYLEGYGPSRSLYEKLIDYYELHEHVHINEKEPAHYIYLSASPYETLGYSILESVAAGHQALIYPGKDGVLHNIYADYHAIDFIEKDLSTDFDVMMAAFSQGYTSLQQQEDQQRYESQFLIEHYGEQLVQQVMQLAELHRIDVSNVPQPKITAKQHFRSGQRRRFLGKLKRTVSVPQKIRNNVWTQRTARVALLVESQLKSYRQQTVRQDAIFIESFHGKNFSGDPKYIALALQRQNPNVRIFVSAQNELVEMEIRSYGMVPIRFGSRAYIRAFNQCRYVIINGNLWDKLSKQKDQQVIQTWHGFPLKRMVNDLMNSEERHRQAERFKPNMLKWDVFLTVSRQYERYVTSAFDLNVHPSLRVFPYGAPRNSYLIRHRHDDKEREAIQEKYLFNKDDTKRYILFCPTWRKETRSNVSQLDLVSLLERLPSHYEIIVKLHPNEGHLYQTYRAMHERIHCFDNALVDIQELYLLADILMTDYSSAMFDYAHLQRPILVLDEDTVSYGQEVGFYFDVTQLTSIHHVKPDVQKVTDLIQQIETVDHHSLIEQFMTYDTATSDDVVANEIWQL, via the coding sequence ATGCGCATCAAAATACTAGGGTACAATATCTTTCAAAAGGGTGGAACGTCACGAAGCAACTTAAACCTTGTGCAAGCATTAGTAGCGGAAGGTTTTGAAGTGACTTATGTGAACTATATAGCCTTTCAGCAACGTCAGTTGAAAAGCCTAAGAGCATCGGACAGTAGTGCGTTAGCAGGTGCAAAAGTCACTGCATTCCGTGGTATCCAATCATTACTTGATACTGATTTGTTAATTTTCACGAGAGAGAGCTTTTTCAATATGGCACGTGAAGTGAAGCATTGTGATGCACGTATTCGAATTCTAGGAGAAGTACATGGCCCGCTTGCTTATATATCGGATCAAACGGATCTTGCATTAGAAGCAATTGATGTGATACGTGTCAGTACGCAACAAATCGCTGAAGAATTTAAACAGCGTTATGATTATCCATATGTTTTTCCAATGTATGTGAACACATCGCATGTTTCATGGGAAGTGAAACCTTATGTAGCAAATAAAAATATATTTATGAAAGTACGCTTTGAAGATGAGATTAAAGGGGTATCATATGTATTGAAATTGGTGCATTATGCTGTTCATACACGAGGTGAAAAAGCGTTGCATTTCTATTTGGAAGGATATGGCCCTTCGCGCTCCTTATATGAAAAGCTCATTGATTATTATGAACTACATGAGCATGTTCATATCAATGAAAAAGAGCCAGCGCATTATATTTACTTGTCTGCATCACCATATGAAACACTCGGCTATTCTATTTTAGAATCAGTAGCCGCAGGTCATCAAGCATTGATCTATCCTGGAAAAGATGGGGTGTTACATAATATATATGCAGATTATCATGCGATTGACTTTATTGAAAAAGATTTATCAACAGATTTTGATGTGATGATGGCTGCTTTTAGTCAAGGATATACGTCATTGCAGCAACAAGAAGATCAGCAAAGATATGAATCACAATTTTTAATAGAACATTACGGTGAACAACTCGTTCAACAAGTGATGCAACTGGCGGAATTGCATAGGATTGATGTATCAAATGTGCCCCAACCTAAAATAACGGCGAAGCAACATTTTAGGTCAGGACAACGCCGACGATTTCTAGGAAAACTAAAGCGTACAGTATCGGTGCCGCAGAAAATACGTAATAATGTTTGGACACAGAGAACAGCAAGAGTGGCCCTATTGGTTGAAAGTCAGCTGAAAAGTTATCGCCAACAAACAGTACGACAAGATGCTATATTTATTGAGTCATTTCATGGCAAAAACTTTTCGGGGGATCCTAAGTATATTGCTTTAGCATTACAACGACAAAATCCTAACGTTAGGATTTTTGTGAGTGCACAAAATGAACTCGTAGAAATGGAAATACGTTCATACGGTATGGTGCCTATTCGTTTTGGATCTAGAGCATATATTCGAGCATTTAATCAGTGCAGATATGTGATTATTAATGGAAACTTGTGGGACAAACTATCTAAACAAAAAGACCAACAAGTGATTCAGACGTGGCATGGTTTTCCGTTGAAGCGAATGGTGAACGATCTGATGAATTCAGAAGAACGTCATCGTCAAGCTGAAAGATTTAAACCAAATATGTTGAAGTGGGATGTTTTTTTGACTGTATCACGTCAATATGAGCGTTATGTTACGTCAGCGTTTGATTTGAATGTGCATCCATCATTGCGTGTTTTCCCATACGGTGCACCACGCAATAGTTATTTGATTCGTCATCGACATGATGATAAAGAACGTGAAGCCATTCAAGAAAAGTATTTATTTAACAAAGATGATACGAAGCGTTACATTTTATTTTGTCCAACATGGCGTAAAGAAACACGGAGTAATGTATCTCAGTTAGATTTGGTGTCATTGTTAGAAAGGTTACCATCTCATTATGAAATTATCGTCAAACTACATCCGAATGAAGGACATCTATATCAGACATATCGAGCAATGCATGAACGCATTCATTGTTTTGACAATGCATTAGTGGATATTCAAGAGTTGTATTTGTTAGCAGATATTTTAATGACGGATTATTCTTCAGCTATGTTTGATTATGCACATTTACAGCGTCCAATCTTAGTTTTAGATGAAGATACAGTATCATATGGGCAAGAAGTAGGCTTCTATTTTGATGTCACACAATTAACATCTATTCATCACGTAAAACCAGATGTGCAAAAAGTGACGGACTTGATTCAACAAATAGAAACGGTAGATCATCACTCATTGATTGAACAATTTATGACTTATGATACTGCGACATCAGATGACGTAGTAGCGAACGAAATTTGGCAACTTTGA
- the mdh gene encoding malate dehydrogenase, translated as MKRKKVSIIGSGHTGATLAFIIATQGMADVLIVDREKNEQSMKGKALDILQSGPILGFDTKVSSTVDYADTKNSDIVVITAGVPRRPGMSRDDLVQTNEEIMVDVTEKIVRYSPDCTIIVLTNPVDAMTYTVYKASGFPSERVIGQSGVLDTARFSTFIAEALDVAVKDVTGLVLGGHGDTMVPLVRHSQVNGVPLTELMSQEDIDAIVERTRNGGAEIVKLLGDGSAYYAPSAAIYEMIEAILFDKKRLIPAIAYCTGQFDLDDLYIGVPTILGANGVERIVELSLNEDERAQLEQSAASVEKVKATLRQK; from the coding sequence ATGAAACGTAAAAAAGTATCAATTATCGGCTCTGGCCATACAGGGGCAACTTTGGCGTTTATTATTGCAACACAGGGAATGGCAGATGTGCTAATTGTTGACCGTGAGAAGAATGAGCAATCAATGAAGGGGAAGGCACTAGACATTTTACAAAGTGGACCGATTCTTGGCTTTGACACAAAAGTCTCATCCACTGTTGATTATGCAGATACAAAAAATTCGGATATTGTTGTGATTACAGCCGGTGTACCACGACGTCCGGGGATGAGTCGTGATGATCTTGTTCAAACAAATGAAGAAATTATGGTAGATGTGACAGAGAAGATTGTCCGCTATTCGCCTGACTGTACGATTATTGTTTTAACGAACCCAGTTGATGCGATGACGTATACAGTATATAAAGCATCAGGCTTTCCAAGTGAACGTGTTATCGGACAATCAGGTGTCTTAGATACGGCACGATTCAGTACGTTCATTGCCGAAGCGTTAGATGTGGCAGTCAAAGATGTTACAGGTCTCGTACTTGGTGGACATGGTGATACGATGGTTCCACTTGTGCGTCACAGCCAAGTGAACGGGGTTCCTTTGACAGAGTTGATGTCACAAGAAGATATCGATGCAATTGTTGAGCGTACACGTAATGGTGGTGCAGAAATTGTAAAACTTCTCGGTGACGGCTCAGCATATTACGCACCATCGGCAGCTATTTATGAGATGATTGAAGCGATATTATTTGATAAGAAGCGCTTGATTCCAGCTATTGCTTATTGTACAGGTCAGTTCGATTTGGATGATTTGTACATTGGTGTGCCAACCATCCTAGGCGCAAATGGTGTTGAACGTATCGTCGAACTATCATTGAATGAAGATGAACGTGCACAACTTGAGCAATCTGCAGCATCTGTTGAAAAGGTAAAAGCGACATTGCGTCAAAAGTAA
- a CDS encoding MarR family transcriptional regulator, with translation MSNYLNLKGQVCFNLYNAQRQVNRYYSNMIFKDHGITYPQYLVLEILWQESPVNVKKIVTDLALDTGTVSPLLKRMENMDLIKRERSEVDQREVFVHLTDKSSAMESQLCDAATFVAKASSLTLDEIQELNILLEKVISGFSEANKSEH, from the coding sequence ATGTCTAACTATCTCAACTTGAAAGGTCAAGTGTGCTTTAATCTTTACAATGCACAACGACAAGTAAATCGATATTACTCGAATATGATTTTTAAAGATCACGGTATCACATACCCGCAATATTTAGTACTTGAAATATTATGGCAAGAATCACCTGTAAACGTAAAGAAAATCGTAACAGACCTTGCCCTTGATACTGGTACAGTGTCACCATTGCTTAAACGCATGGAAAACATGGATTTAATTAAACGTGAGCGTTCCGAAGTAGATCAACGAGAAGTTTTCGTTCATCTCACAGATAAAAGTAGTGCGATGGAATCACAACTCTGCGATGCTGCTACATTCGTAGCAAAAGCATCTTCATTAACACTTGATGAAATCCAAGAATTAAATATTTTGCTCGAAAAAGTGATTAGTGGCTTTAGTGAAGCAAACAAAAGTGAACACTAA
- the norA gene encoding multidrug efflux MFS transporter NorA: MKKQFIILYMNIFLVFLGIGLVIPVLPVYLKDLGLTGADLGVMVAAFALAQMIISPFGGAMADKLGKKLIICIGLILFSISEFLFAVSHTFSLLLVSRVLGGFSAGMIMPGVTGLIADLSPMQDKARNFGYMSAIISAGFILGPGAGGFLAEISHRMPFYFAGALGVLAFFGTVIFVQSPKHETTQGFASFEKSELEKIQVKQFITPAILTLILAFGLSAFETLFPLYTADKIDFQPADISIAITGGGIFGAIFQVFLFDKMVRYLNELTLIVYSLVYSALILGLLIFAHSYWHVMLICFIVFIGFDLIRPALTNYFSNIAGNRQGFAGGLNSTFTSMGNFIGPLIAGSLYDVNIEYPLIMSILFMLMGCVVIMIEKVIRKRYIS; this comes from the coding sequence ATGAAGAAACAATTTATTATTTTATATATGAATATTTTCTTAGTGTTTCTTGGCATTGGTCTCGTCATTCCTGTACTCCCTGTCTATCTGAAAGATTTAGGTTTAACAGGTGCAGACCTTGGTGTAATGGTCGCGGCGTTTGCACTCGCACAGATGATTATTTCCCCGTTCGGTGGTGCGATGGCAGATAAGCTTGGTAAGAAACTAATTATTTGTATCGGGCTTATTTTATTTAGTATTTCAGAATTTTTATTTGCGGTGAGTCATACATTTTCTTTACTACTTGTTTCTCGTGTGCTTGGTGGTTTCAGTGCTGGGATGATTATGCCGGGTGTAACTGGATTAATCGCTGATTTATCACCGATGCAAGACAAGGCAAGAAACTTTGGCTATATGTCAGCAATTATTTCTGCCGGTTTTATTCTTGGACCGGGAGCGGGCGGTTTTCTGGCAGAGATTTCACACCGGATGCCATTCTATTTTGCAGGAGCGCTTGGCGTCTTGGCATTTTTCGGCACGGTTATTTTTGTTCAGTCACCGAAACATGAAACAACTCAAGGATTTGCGTCATTTGAAAAGTCTGAACTTGAAAAAATACAGGTTAAACAATTCATTACACCCGCTATTTTAACGTTAATACTTGCGTTTGGTTTGTCTGCATTTGAGACATTATTTCCACTTTACACAGCGGATAAAATAGATTTCCAACCAGCAGATATCTCAATTGCGATAACAGGTGGAGGTATTTTTGGGGCGATTTTCCAAGTGTTTTTATTCGATAAGATGGTTCGTTATTTAAATGAACTCACGCTTATTGTGTATTCACTTGTTTATTCTGCACTGATTCTAGGTTTATTAATTTTTGCCCACTCATATTGGCATGTTATGTTAATTTGTTTCATCGTATTCATCGGTTTCGACTTGATTCGACCAGCACTGACAAATTACTTTTCGAATATTGCAGGTAATCGACAAGGATTTGCAGGAGGCTTGAACTCGACGTTTACGAGTATGGGTAACTTTATCGGGCCACTTATTGCAGGGAGCTTATACGATGTCAATATTGAATATCCTTTAATTATGTCAATATTATTTATGTTAATGGGGTGTGTTGTTATTATGATTGAGAAGGTTATTAGAAAACGATATATCTCATAA
- a CDS encoding GTP-binding protein encodes MDNKNTNITIVSGFLGSGKTTFLNQYMNKILEKTNQVALIVNEFGNFDVDSHILDKTALSVSMLQGCICCDLQDDLVAQLHQLSQQDVSHVVIEATGIANPIEMLSACQDPVIAHLYEPPTIITVVDSVRMLKFQYATEATETLMHDQIRASQHLVLSKVDLLDSDAQRAQVIDQVAQIAPHSQIDIALNGEIQETVKKGELSSPVQHESSTHPHAHYEVLSYRFTHPVSREQLIQFILNTPDAILRMKGYIQFRDVPNETFLLQYSSGLPSLDSVGEVHLPTTIVIIGEKLDKPALKNKLELLQFG; translated from the coding sequence GTGGACAATAAAAATACAAATATTACGATTGTCAGTGGCTTTCTTGGTAGTGGGAAAACTACTTTCTTAAATCAGTATATGAATAAAATATTAGAAAAAACCAATCAAGTAGCGCTCATTGTGAATGAATTTGGCAATTTCGACGTCGATAGCCATATTTTAGATAAAACAGCACTATCAGTTTCAATGCTACAAGGGTGTATTTGTTGTGATTTACAAGATGATCTTGTTGCGCAGTTGCATCAACTGTCTCAGCAAGATGTCTCACACGTAGTGATAGAAGCAACCGGTATTGCCAACCCGATTGAAATGTTGTCAGCTTGCCAAGATCCAGTCATTGCACATTTATATGAACCACCTACAATCATTACGGTCGTCGATAGCGTACGTATGCTGAAATTTCAATATGCAACGGAAGCAACAGAGACACTGATGCATGATCAGATTCGAGCCAGCCAACACCTAGTATTGAGTAAGGTAGATTTACTGGACTCTGATGCGCAGCGTGCACAAGTGATAGATCAAGTGGCTCAAATTGCACCTCATAGTCAGATTGATATTGCACTTAATGGTGAGATTCAAGAAACAGTCAAAAAAGGGGAGCTCTCATCACCAGTACAACATGAATCATCAACACACCCACACGCGCATTATGAAGTGTTAAGTTATCGTTTTACACATCCTGTTTCACGTGAACAATTGATTCAATTTATTTTAAATACGCCTGATGCTATTTTGAGAATGAAAGGCTATATTCAGTTTCGAGATGTGCCAAACGAAACCTTCTTACTACAATATTCAAGCGGTTTGCCTTCTCTTGATAGTGTTGGAGAGGTTCACTTGCCGACAACCATTGTTATCATTGGTGAAAAACTAGACAAACCTGCACTGAAAAATAAGTTGGAACTGTTACAATTTGGTTAA
- the ybaK gene encoding Cys-tRNA(Pro) deacylase codes for MKVKKTNAMRILDRAKIDYEMRTFEVDAAHIEGSEVAERIGVNDAQVFKTLVLTNGKRDYFVFVIPVSGHLDMKAAASSVHEKKLNLMPLDDLKKVTGYIRGGCSPIGMKTKFPTVVDASIKHIDQVFVSAGQRGVQMGVAPDDLIQAAEAQIATVAE; via the coding sequence ATGAAAGTGAAAAAAACAAATGCAATGCGCATATTAGACAGAGCTAAAATAGATTACGAAATGCGCACATTCGAAGTGGATGCGGCGCATATTGAAGGTTCGGAAGTAGCAGAACGTATCGGTGTTAACGATGCGCAAGTGTTTAAAACGCTTGTACTTACAAATGGTAAACGAGATTATTTTGTGTTTGTCATTCCAGTTTCGGGTCATCTTGATATGAAGGCAGCTGCATCAAGTGTCCATGAGAAAAAACTAAACTTAATGCCGCTTGATGATTTGAAGAAAGTAACAGGGTATATTCGTGGTGGATGTTCGCCAATTGGCATGAAAACTAAGTTTCCAACTGTTGTTGATGCATCGATTAAGCATATAGATCAAGTTTTTGTCAGTGCTGGTCAACGTGGTGTGCAAATGGGCGTTGCACCAGATGATTTAATTCAAGCAGCAGAAGCACAGATTGCGACAGTTGCAGAATAA
- a CDS encoding type II CAAX endopeptidase family protein, giving the protein MFHTSTKVVWRDLCAFVIYILGQVTLPFMILTVFTHLKLNMPEPIMLMIGIILTSIFVILFLIVSHRQQFRSKLVIHLKDLRQHIKLIVFTYIGYLLSNAIFMAIMTQLPTKWQFKDTGNQDSLMIFFEQPIWLPFVFLGIVILTPMTEELLFRHVLIGELGKKFGVGFMSILSVVSFALLHMQTAHSPLEIIPYLLLGTMFTITYVKSNGNIIVAIVTHIMNNGIAFIAILQQMT; this is encoded by the coding sequence ATGTTTCACACATCAACAAAAGTAGTCTGGCGTGATTTGTGCGCCTTTGTGATTTACATATTAGGTCAGGTCACTTTGCCCTTCATGATTTTAACTGTGTTTACACATTTAAAACTCAATATGCCTGAACCGATTATGTTAATGATCGGTATCATACTGACTTCAATTTTTGTTATTCTGTTTCTAATCGTATCACACCGTCAGCAATTTCGTTCCAAACTCGTGATTCATCTCAAAGATTTACGTCAGCATATCAAATTGATTGTATTCACGTATATTGGATATCTACTGTCTAATGCTATTTTTATGGCTATCATGACACAATTACCCACCAAATGGCAGTTTAAAGATACAGGCAATCAAGACAGCTTGATGATTTTTTTCGAACAACCTATCTGGCTCCCCTTTGTATTTCTCGGTATCGTGATACTGACCCCGATGACAGAAGAATTGTTATTTCGACACGTTTTAATCGGCGAACTCGGCAAAAAGTTCGGTGTCGGTTTTATGAGTATTCTATCTGTTGTATCTTTTGCACTATTACATATGCAAACTGCACATTCTCCGCTCGAAATCATTCCATATCTTTTACTCGGAACAATGTTCACCATCACTTATGTAAAGAGTAACGGAAACATCATTGTTGCGATAGTAACCCATATCATGAATAACGGCATTGCATTCATCGCCATTTTGCAACAAATGACTTGA